The following proteins come from a genomic window of Candidatus Goldiibacteriota bacterium HGW-Goldbacteria-1:
- a CDS encoding carbamoyl phosphate synthase small subunit has product MKKKAGNKSGADAAAVLMLEDGTFYKGKSAGFSGEAAGLITFDNSVGGYQELLTDPAVKGHIICMTWPEQGNTGVNSTDAESGAVHAAGFVAAQISRYTSSWRAEGDFRSYLIKNKVTAIDSLDVRAIVRHIIKKGEMGAVISAVDFDKTSLLKKARAAAKIKITAVSTDKEYKWDSRKKIKGLDLFSKEAVYLKVSDNKRKFKVAVFDFGIKNSTLKMFASAGCEVIVLPADTKAGRVAELKADGVFLSSGPGDPREMKEIQARIKQLLGKVPVFATGLGCQLMASAAGIKIDRMKAGHRGGNHSIINLETKGVEVTSQYHGFAINAQSLKKSKSGFKPLLIDLNDGDVEGIEAKKLKAFGIQYYPQARPGKHDAPFVFNRFIDYMKSAKGVK; this is encoded by the coding sequence ATGAAGAAGAAAGCCGGTAATAAAAGCGGCGCTGACGCTGCTGCGGTTTTAATGCTTGAAGACGGCACTTTTTATAAAGGCAAATCCGCGGGATTCAGCGGGGAAGCGGCCGGGCTTATAACTTTTGACAATTCCGTGGGCGGCTATCAGGAACTTCTAACCGACCCCGCGGTAAAAGGGCACATAATCTGCATGACATGGCCGGAACAGGGAAACACCGGGGTTAATTCCACTGATGCAGAATCGGGCGCTGTGCACGCGGCGGGGTTTGTAGCGGCGCAGATAAGCAGGTACACCAGCAGCTGGCGCGCCGAAGGGGATTTTAGAAGCTATCTTATAAAAAACAAAGTCACCGCAATTGACAGCCTTGATGTCCGCGCTATAGTCAGGCACATAATAAAAAAAGGCGAAATGGGCGCTGTGATATCCGCGGTTGATTTTGATAAAACATCGCTTCTTAAAAAAGCGCGCGCCGCCGCAAAGATAAAGATAACTGCCGTATCAACGGATAAAGAATATAAATGGGACAGCAGAAAAAAAATAAAAGGGCTTGATCTTTTCAGCAAAGAAGCGGTTTATCTTAAAGTATCGGATAATAAACGTAAATTTAAAGTGGCGGTTTTTGACTTTGGAATAAAGAACAGCACGCTTAAGATGTTCGCGTCAGCCGGATGCGAAGTAATAGTGCTTCCCGCGGATACAAAAGCGGGGCGCGTTGCGGAATTAAAGGCAGATGGTGTTTTTCTTTCAAGCGGCCCGGGCGATCCGCGTGAAATGAAAGAAATTCAGGCGCGGATAAAACAGCTTCTGGGAAAGGTTCCGGTATTTGCAACAGGGCTTGGCTGCCAGCTTATGGCATCTGCCGCCGGAATAAAAATTGACAGGATGAAAGCCGGACACAGGGGCGGCAATCATTCCATAATAAATCTTGAAACAAAAGGCGTGGAGGTCACGTCCCAGTATCACGGCTTTGCGATAAACGCGCAGTCGCTTAAAAAGTCAAAAAGCGGTTTCAAACCCCTGCTTATTGATTTAAACGACGGCGATGTGGAAGGCATTGAGGCAAAGAAATTAAAAGCATTCGGCATTCAGTATTATCCGCAGGCAAGGCCGGGCAAACACGACGCGCCTTTTGTGTTTAACAGGTTCATTGATTACATGAAATCCGCAAAAGGGGTGAAATAA